The region TTGCCCAGCATTTGGACGACCATACTAAGCATTTTGGCGGCGGCCTTATTGTCGTCGACTACAAGGACGCGTCGCTTTGATGACAATTTACCAAGCTGAGCAACGTCGGTAGTAGCGGTATTTGAAGCGATATTGGCAGGAGAGATTGGAAGCCGAACTGTAAATTTGGTGCCTCGGTTTGGACCGTTGCTTTCCACGGCTACGGTGCCTTCGTGCATTTCGATCAGCGACTTTACCAACGTTAGGCCAATTCCAAGACCAGGATAGCCTCGTTCTAAGGGGCGATCGATCTGCGCGAACATGTCAAAAATTCGCCCTAACATATCCTCTGGAATACCAATCCCATTGTCAGATACAGAAAGCTCCAAATGGCCATCAGTTTGAATGGCCATAAGCTGAATATTGCCGCCTTCAGGAGTGTATTTTGCGGAATTGTTTAATAGGTTTGCTAGTACCTGGGCCAGTCGATGAGGATCTGCTTCTAATGTAATCGTTTGTTCGGGTATCGAAACTTCCAAGTTATGCGCAAGCTCATCGATGATTGGTGTAGATGCTTCGACGGCACTTCGAACCACCTCCGACAGTTCCACTTGACACTTCTTTAAGTCAAATTTGCCACGCGTGATTCGCGAGACATCCAACAGATCGTCCACTAGAGAAATTAGCTGCTTCGTTTGCCGTTCTAGAATTGGTCGAACTTCGGCAACTGTCGCTGGATCGTCCCCGGACAGGCTCATCAGTTCAAGCCCGGTCCGAATAGGAGCTAGTGGGTTTCGTAGCTCGTGAGCAAGAGTTGCCAAAAACTCATCTTTCCGACGATCGGCTTCGGAGAGTTGGGCCGCGAGTTCGCGAAGCTCTTCCTGAATCCTCTGTTGCTCACTGATATCCGTGTTGGTGCCAAACCAATATCGGACGTTTCCAGCTTGATCTCGTAGCGGATTGATTCTAGTGAGGAACGGGCGGAACTCGCCATCGGCTCCCTGAATTGGAAAGACCATGTCAAACGGTGTTCCCGTCTCAAGGGAAGAATTCCACCGTTTCAATACCGTAGGAAGTACGGTAGGATCGTGGACCGATTGCCACCCCCAGCCTTCCATCTCCTTAGAAGTTTTACCGGTGTACTCATACCATCGCGAGTTGTACCAAAATATGTCACCGTTGGGCCCCGCCATCCAGGCGAGTTGTGGAATCGTCTCTGCCAACAGGCGGAGTTGTTCTTCGCTTTCTTGAAGCTTTTGTAGCGCCTGCCGTTCTTCAGTTATATCGCGAACGACCGCCAAAAGTGCCGGTTTTCCGCCATAGCTGAAACCTGTACCGTTCACTTTGATGAGAATCTGTTCGCCATCCTTGCGTACATGCCTTCCCTCGACATGGAAATCTTGTCCACTGCTGACGGCTTCGACAAAGCTAGCAAATTTAGAATGGTCGCCTTGGTGAACAAACTGCGTTCCATGCATGCCGATAAATTCTGCATAGGAGTAGCCGTGCATGCTACAGGCAGCCGGATTGGCCTCTTGTAGGTAACCTTCGTAGTCAAATACGAGTACGGCATCGCTTGTCGACTCGAAAATACCTCGATACTGGCGTTCTTGTTCGCGAAGCTTCTGTTCAGCTTGAAGTCGTTCGGTTAGGTCAAGCATCGAGCCTACCATACGGACAGGTTTACCTTCGTTGCGAACAACCTTTCCGCGATCGAAGACATGTGCATACGATCCGTCTGCTCGACGGTATCGATATTCGTCTTGCCAGAGTTCACCATCACTATCGATAACCGTATGGATTCCACGAACGACACGATCTTGATCATCTGGATGAATATGCTCCTTCCACCAATTAGCATCGTTACCTATTTCAGACAGAGGATAGCCAAATCGCCTTTGAAGTCCTTCGTTCCAATTGACTTGGTTATTGACCAAGTTCCAGTCCCAGATGGCATCGTTGGCTGCATGGCCAATCAGGCGATAGCGTTCTTCGCTTTCCCGCAACTTACGATCTGCCTGTTGTCGCGCGGTAACGTCACGAAAAACAAGCACACATCCCAATAGCGAACCGTCACTACCGCGGATAGGTGCAGCGCTGTCGTCGATGGGATACTCGGTTCCGTCGCGGCTGATTAAGAGAGTATGATTTGCAAGCCCGACGATAACGCCTTCACGCAGTGCCCGTTCCGCGGGACTTTCGACCGTCTCGCGTGTTTGTTCATTAATTATCCGAAATACGTCCGCGAGGGGTTTGCCAACGACTTCGTCGACCATCCAGCCAGTTAATTGTTCTGCAACGTGATTCAAATTGGTGATTTGACCAGTAACATCCGTGGTGATGACCGCATCTCCGATACTTTTCAGCGTCACATTCAGTAAGTCACGCTCTTGCTGCAGGGCGGTGCTTGCCTCACGACGCTGCGTGATGTCCATGAACACACCAACGAGCGATCTGGTGCTATCTTTATCCGACGTTACGACGCGTCCCGTTTCTTCAATCCAAGTAGTGTCCTCATTATTTGGCGAAACGACACGGTACTGGATCTTGTATTGTTCGTTGCGTTGAATGGCCTGCGTAATAGCTGAGTCGTAGCGAGCGCGATCATCCTGGTGAATAAGGTGCGAACAGTCCGTTTTGTTCACGGGCGGGTTCGTTGCAAGCTGAGCGAAAAACTGCTGGGCGTTTTCCGAGAGAATGAAATCATCTGTACTAAGATTCCATTGCCAGGCAACCATTCTTGCCGCGGACAATGCCAGCTGAAGGCGCTCTTCATTACGCTGAAGTTCCTCGGCCGACCGTTTTCTTTGCAAGGCAATCTGAATATGTGCACCAACGCGGGCCAACAACTCTCTACCGCTAAATGGCTTTACAAGATAGTCATCGGCCCCTGCATCCATACCTTCTACACGGCTCTCTTCACCTGCCCTGGCCGAGAGCATAATTACGGGCAGGTCACGGGTCTCGTACGTTTCGCGAATTCTGGCGAGGAGTCCGAACCCATCCAGCTTCGGCATCATGACGTCCGTCAGTACGAGGTCAGGCAATTCCCGCTCAATTTCTAACCAAGCTGTCTCGCCGTCACTGACCGAGGTCACATGATATGCGTCTGAGAGTAAGCGAGAGACGTACTGACGCATGTCGATGTTGTCATCTGCTAGGACAATTGTCGGTCTTCCATCTTGTTTTATTTTGTCAATAGAAAACTCTCTTGGATGCTCGGCTATGCCTGAATAAACGCTCGAGTCTGGGCCATCGATACTGTCCTCAGGAAGCCACTGTAAAGCTTCTTCAATATAGGGATCGACGGTGGCAGAGGTATTTGCCATAGGATCGCTATCGATAGTCTGATCAGGTGGTAGATGTTTTGTTCCTAGAGGGATGAGAATAGTAAAGCAACTGCCTTGGCCTAGTTCGCTTTCAACGTCGATTTTCCCACCATGTAGTTTGACCAGTTCCTGTACGAGCGCGAGCCCGATTCCACTTCCCTCATGGGTACGCCCCTGGGCATTTTCGATGCGATGGAAGCGGTCAAAAAGTCTGGAGAGCTGATCCGAGGGGATCCCGGTTCCTGTATCTCGGACTATCAGCTGGGCATGCTCACCTAACTCGCTTAGCTCGACAGAAATGCTTCCCTCAAAGGTGAACTTAAAAGCGTTAGAGACAAGATTGAGAACAATTTTCTCCCACATATTACGGTCGACGTAAACTGGCGAGGTGAGGTCTTCACATTGCACATTCAATTGCATGCCAGCGCGTTCCACGGCAGATCGGAAGACGCTTACTAAGTCAGATGTATAATCCTGCAAATCTGTCGGCTGGAACGCTGCTCGAACTCTTCCGGCTTCGATTCGTGAAAAATCGAGTAAAGAGTTGACCAATCGAAGAAGACGAAGACCATTTCTGTTAATCAACGTGAGTTGTTGTTTGACTTCAGCGGAAAGGCCGTCGTTCTCGGGCGAAGACAGAATGTCTTCTAGGGGGCCCAGCATTAGGGTAAGAGGGGTGCGGAATTCGTGGCTCACATTAGAAAAGAACGCTGTCTTGGCGTGGTCTAATTCCTCCAATGCAAGGGCGCGAGATTTTTCTTCTTCGTAGGCACGGGCGTTGGACACAGCCGTGGCAATCTGTCCTGCAACAAGCTCAAGAAATCCTCGGTAGCTGTCGTCAAATGGGCGACGAGGGCTGATGCCTGCTATAAGAAAACCAGCGAGTGTGTCTTGGCCTGATTTCGCCAGCGGGAGCACAAGTGCCGTCTCTGGCGATTCTTGGAACACACCGACAGAATCTGGTAAAAAACTCTGTGAGATGTTGTCGACTTCTATACTCTTGCCAAATTCGGATACTTGGTGAAATGGCCAGAAGGTTTCCCTACGCGATAGTTCGACCAAGTTAGGGCACAGGTCGTGCCGCTGATCGATGCCAGCTGCTCCCGCTAACGAAGTCGTTTCGCCGTCGTAACTGTTTAGATAGATCAACCCGAAAGGTATGTCATAAGGGTTGGCAGCTAATATCTTCGCCGCGGTCTCGCAGGCTTGCTCTGCCGATCTAGGTTCATCGGTAGTTCGAGCCGCCAATTCTCGAAGAGTTCGGAGCCGACGTTCACCGATTGTTCGCTCGGTATCTTCCGTGACAACGCAAAGTATGCCACCGATTGTGTTGTTTTCGCCCGGCAACGGACTGTAAGAGAATGTGTGATATGTTTCCTCGGGAAAACCGTTACGTTCCAGGAACAGGAGAAGGCCCTCATCCCAAGTTGCTTGGCCCGTCTGGACGACCGACTCAGCACGTGGCCCCGCATCAGCCCATATCTCAGACCAAACTTCACTGGCTGGTCTCCCTAGGGCCCAGGGGTGCTTTGGCCCTAGGGTCATCTTGGCATAGGCATCATTATAAAAAAAGACGAATTCTGTTCCCCAGCCAAGCCACATCGCGTAGCGAGAACTGAGCATAATTTGTACGGCAGTTTTTAAGCCTTGTGGCCAGCCTGAAATGGGGCCTAATGACGTTCTGCTCCAGTCAAATTTACGTGTCCGATCTCCCATCTCGCCGCCGCCAGTTAGGAAATCTGTGTTGTCATCTCGCATGATGTGCGTGCCGCCCGTGGGAGTCGTCAGTTAGGGAATAGGTGATTGCCTTTACCCAATGTTGAAAAGGATAAGAGCCATCAATTGGCTGAGATCACTAGGTCCTCAGCATCAACCTGGAAAAGCCTTGAGCGAGTCTCGTCCATCATGAGCGTGTTGAGTACAGCGTGCTGATAGTAGACCAAGGTTTTCGGCTTGTAACCTAAAGGCTGGATTATTTCACCGATGACCGCCCGTCACGTCAATTAGACATCGCCTGAGTCCTGCCTGATTCTCGTGTGGAAGCCACCGAAACGTCCAAATTGCGTTAACTTTCTGAACGAGTAGGGATCGTGTTCTTGCAAAGAGTGAATGGCTGAGGATCGCGAACGTCTATGGTTGGTAAGTAAACGCCACGCGTGGTGCATTTGTCGTGCCAAATGAATTGGAGCTAGGCGACGTCTGTCAGGTTTCAACGGTGATGTCGGATCAGATTCGTAGTGTTACGTGTTCGGTTCAGGAATTGCAGGTCGCAATCGCTGAGTTTTGTCGTCCTCGGAGATCAGCAAGGTTTCTAAAATGAGCAATAAATCGAAGCAACGCGGAGAAAGAAATTCCCAAGGTTTTCCTCCACAGCACCAGGATTCCCAGCCAGGCCACGAGCACCTCATGAACCCTCGTCCAGTCGTAGCACCTGACTACTATCGAGGAAGTGACAAATTACGTGGAAAAGTCGCCATAATCACTGGTGGAGATAGTGGCATCGGTCGAAGCACTGCCGTTCTATTCGCGAAAGAGGGAGCGAGTGTCGCAATCGTCTACTTGGATGAAGATAAGGACGCCGACGAGACAAAACAACGGATTGATTCAGAAAATGGTAGGTGTTTGCTAATCAAGGGAGATTTGGGTCAACAAGATTTTTGTGCGGAGGTCGTTCAGAGTACGGTGCGAGAATTCGGACGGCTAGACATTCTCGTCAATAACGCGGCCGAACAGCATCCAACCTCCAACATCGACGAAATTACAGAGGAACAGCTTCATAAGACATTTCGTACGAACATCTATCCGATGTTCTTTCTGTCTCAGGCGGGCCTTCCCCATCTGAAAGAGCACCGCGGAAGCACCATTATTAACACCACCTCTGTTACCGCGTATCGAGGTAGCCCTGGCTTGCTAGATTACTCCGCGACAAAAGGAGCTATTGTGAGCTTCACACGCTCGCTCTCCCAAAAGCTTGTCAGCGACGGAATCCGCGTAAACGCCGTTGCGCCTGGGCCAATTTGGACACCATTGATCCCAGCCACCTTCTCGGCAGATAAGGTGGAAAAGTTCGGCACCGATTCCCCGATGGGAAGAGCAGGACAACCATGGGAATGTGCAACTTGCTATGTCTTTCTGGCCAGCCAAGATTCTTCTTACATTACTGGGCAAGTGCTGCATCCCAACGGAGGCGAGATCATCAATGGGTGATCGCGCACTGATCGATTTGGGTATAACCACGAGATGGTCGACAAGTTAGGCCATTAATACGCATACGAATTGCCTGCTGGTCCTGATCTTTCTGAGGTAGTATGAACCATATACTCAATTTAAGTCAGAATTTCTGGAATCTGTTTAGTTGCGATTCCTAGTGGGCGGTCGAGGGTTACTCCGGCGGCGGCTAGGAGGGTTGTAAGCAGATCGCCTTGGTTTCCTTTAGTATCGGGAAGGAATCGACCAGTGTTGATCGAGCCGCCCCCTTTTCCGGCGACGATGAATGGCAAGTTGGCTCGGGTATGCCGGTCACCGTCTTCTAGGCCGGAGCCCCACATCATGATGCAGTTATCCAGCAGCGTACCATCGCCCTCTTGAAGGCTGTTCATCTTTTTAACCATGTAGGCGAATTGCTCGATATTGAACGCCGTGATGGCGGCCACTTTGCTGACCTTTTCTGGCTGGTTGTTGTGATGAGTTGTTGAATGGTGTTTATCGGAAAAGCCGAGTTCCGGATACGAGACACCATTGGGCGTGGAACCAATGTAAGTGCTGACGCGAGTTGTGTCGGTTTGAAATGCTAGAACGTTCAGGTCACACATAACCTGCATGTACTCGCTGCGTTTGTCTCCTTCGGGAATCTTGATCTCGATCGGTGGCGAATCGGAATCATTCCTTCGGCTAGATCGGACGCCTGCTTTCTCAAGGGCGGCTTCCTTCTGTCGCTGTTCAATCGCGGCGATTCGGCGTTCGACCGAACGCACGCTATCGAGATACTCGTCCAGTTTTCGTTGATCGTTGGCCGACAACGTGCGGCGGAGATTACGTGCACCACTCAGGACCAGATCGAGCATGCTACGGTCGAGAGGACTCGCTCCGGCGGATGCCTGACCGTTCTGCCCCTTCTTGTTGAACAACCGATTGAGCACCGTACGTGGGTTTATCTCGGCTGGAACAGCTTGTGTCGGAGAACGAAAGCTACAGTGTGAATAATATGCCTCGTTTAGTCCGGCCTGATTCTCCTTCCAGGTTTGCGGCATCGTGGCAAGTTCTAGCGAAGGTAGCGTGGTAAATGCTCCCGAAGCGTTTGCGGCGATTTGATCAGCGGAAATTGAGATGCTGATTTCATCTCGTCGGTCTGGGTCAGGGAGCGCGGCCGTCAGCCAGGTCGATAGCTCGAGTGCATGCGGAGCGCCTTTAAATGGGCCATTGGCAACCCCTTCTATCCCTTTCATCATCAGGCATTGATCAAGTACAGGGCGCAGCGACTCGAGGGCAGGTGGCGGCGACTTAAGAAAACTCTCTGCATCGGCCGGCCAAAACTGATCCATAATCACGCCATGGGGCATATACATGAACCCCAGACGGACAGGCGGCTTGAACGCGTTGGCCTCACTGGCCTCTGCCCACCCCATCGTGTCCAAAAGTGGCAAGGCGAGAGCCGCTCCTATGCCTTTCAAACAAGTACGGCGGTCGATGAATCGGTTGTTACTCATGGCAAGGCCTTTAGGATAAATCACATCCAAGTGACAACGAGTTGCACTAAGTACTGCAAACTAACGAGAAGTCGTTGAGTATTTCTCTTCAATGTTTCGACGAAAATTGGCGTCAGCAAAAGGATCGTCGGTTTGCGTCTGCCATTGAGCCAAAGCAATTTTGAGCCGCTCCTTTTGCTCGGAGTAGGCTGGATCGTTCGAAAGATTTGTAAATTCTATTGGATCTTCGTTGAGGTCGTATAATTCCCATTCAGGCGGATTTTGTAATCGCTCCATGGCCTTACGGGCCGGATGATCCAATGCGAGTTGCTTTGCGAGTGTGGGAGCTCGGTCGCCATCAACGGTTGCGGATGGAGATGACTTGCCGGCGCTGAGGTTGCGAATCAACTTATATCGTCCATCGGTGATGGCTCTTCGCGGGAAAAAGGGAGACGCACCATGGTAATGAAACTCAGCGACCAATGTGCTACGCCAGTCCACCGAGCTCGCGTCAGTCAGTACTGGGCGTAGGGAGCGACCATGCAGCCGCTTGGGTAACTTGACACCAGCAGCTTCTAAGACGGTGGGATAAATATCGATACTTCCCACAAGACGTTGCGAGATGTGCGGTTGCGAGACGCCAGGCCAGCGAACCAGGAAGGGCACTCGCAGGCCTGCTTCGTAGCAAGTTGTCTTGCCGCGGGCGAAAGGGGGGCCGTGATCACCTAAAAAGATGATCAATGTCTTGTCCCATTGGTTCGTTTCGTGCAGCACTTGCATCAGCGTTCCGATGGCCGCATCGATGCGGTGAACACAGTTGTAATAGCCGGCAATCTTGGTCCGTTGTTCCGGTGAATCAATCTGTTGCCAGGGCCAAGCGGGAACATCCTCGACGGTGAGAACCTTTTTGGGTAACCCTTCGATTTGATCAGGAAAATACTGCGGTCCTTGTCCACCACCTGGTTTTCGTTTGCGAGCAACGTGAGGATCAAACAGGTTGAACATCAGGAACCACGGTTGATCCTTCGACTGAGAAATGAACTCTCTGGCGTCCTGCACTTGCCTTTTAATCTGGCGTCCTCCGAAACCATCTTTGGTGCGCATGTCGAACTGGAATTGCTTTTCCGGATTGACGTGCAGCTTTCCCGTAATGCCGGTCCGGTAGCCAGCCTGCTTCAGCATATTGGGCAGCAATTGATCATGTAGTTCAGGATGAACTTGGAAACCAACGTTTGCGTTGGCGAGTCCATAATGGCCGTTTCCGTGAGGGTAGAGGCCGGTGAACATTGTTGAACGTGAAGGACTGCATGAGGCTTGGCTGACGTAAGCGGTTTGATACTGAACCGATTGCTGAGCCAACTGATCGATATGGGGAGTTTGGGCGATCGGGTCACCATAGCACGAAAGTTGAACACCCAGGTCGTCGGCGGTGATCAACAAGATGTTGACTTGCTCCGCTGCGCAACAGAAACTGGGAAACGCGACGAAGGCGATTATCGCCATACGTAAAAACCATCGAGACATGGGAACTAGCCTTGTTGGCAAAAAAGTACTAGTGATTTAGCCAGAAAGTGACATGATTGATCATCTAATTGTCGAAACGTTAGTCTTCGACTCTACGGTGGGTGAACAAGTAGCTGGCAGTCACCTCCTTAATCATGGTTCGCATTCGGTAATCGTCCTGGGCAAGCTTCTCCATCAATTTGTCGATTACTACTTCGTCGTATCCCTCCAGCTTTCGTCCCAGGGAGTACGCCATGAACCTTTCGGTAAGGTTACGAGCTATATCTGCTTTTCGATTTGCCATCAGTTGCTTCAGTTCCTCGGGAGAAGTAAAGGTCTCACCTGCAGGAATCTGGCCAGCAGAGTCAATCGCAACCCCAGCGTTGTCCTTTTCTCTCCAACGTCCGATCGCGTCGAAGTTTTCAAGTCCAAAGCCGATCGGATCAAGCACCCTGTGGCAGTTCGCGCAAGTAGCTTCCGAACGATGTAACTCAGTTCGCTGACGCAAAGTTAATCCCTCAAAACTCTTCCCTTCTTGTTCTGCGAGTTCAGGTACGTCAGGTGGGGGTGGTGGAACTCGTTCCCCCAAGACCTGCTCAAGTACCCACACGCCGCGTCTAACAGGGCTTGTTCGATTGGGAAAGGAAGTGGTTGCCAGAGTAGCCGGCATGCCAAGGATGCCACCTCTGTTTGGGTCTTCCAGTTTGATCCGCCGCATTTCCAGGCCTTGTATTGGTGAGTCCAGGCCATATATCTCTGCGAGCGGTTCGTTCATGAATGTATAGTCGCTATCGACGAATCGAAACACGCTCTGGTTCTCTTGAATGATGCTTTGAAAAAAGAGACGCGTTTCTTCTGCCATCGCCTGACGAAGTGCCAGCGTCATCTGTGGGAA is a window of Bremerella sp. TYQ1 DNA encoding:
- a CDS encoding PAS domain S-box protein; translated protein: MRDDNTDFLTGGGEMGDRTRKFDWSRTSLGPISGWPQGLKTAVQIMLSSRYAMWLGWGTEFVFFYNDAYAKMTLGPKHPWALGRPASEVWSEIWADAGPRAESVVQTGQATWDEGLLLFLERNGFPEETYHTFSYSPLPGENNTIGGILCVVTEDTERTIGERRLRTLRELAARTTDEPRSAEQACETAAKILAANPYDIPFGLIYLNSYDGETTSLAGAAGIDQRHDLCPNLVELSRRETFWPFHQVSEFGKSIEVDNISQSFLPDSVGVFQESPETALVLPLAKSGQDTLAGFLIAGISPRRPFDDSYRGFLELVAGQIATAVSNARAYEEEKSRALALEELDHAKTAFFSNVSHEFRTPLTLMLGPLEDILSSPENDGLSAEVKQQLTLINRNGLRLLRLVNSLLDFSRIEAGRVRAAFQPTDLQDYTSDLVSVFRSAVERAGMQLNVQCEDLTSPVYVDRNMWEKIVLNLVSNAFKFTFEGSISVELSELGEHAQLIVRDTGTGIPSDQLSRLFDRFHRIENAQGRTHEGSGIGLALVQELVKLHGGKIDVESELGQGSCFTILIPLGTKHLPPDQTIDSDPMANTSATVDPYIEEALQWLPEDSIDGPDSSVYSGIAEHPREFSIDKIKQDGRPTIVLADDNIDMRQYVSRLLSDAYHVTSVSDGETAWLEIERELPDLVLTDVMMPKLDGFGLLARIRETYETRDLPVIMLSARAGEESRVEGMDAGADDYLVKPFSGRELLARVGAHIQIALQRKRSAEELQRNEERLQLALSAARMVAWQWNLSTDDFILSENAQQFFAQLATNPPVNKTDCSHLIHQDDRARYDSAITQAIQRNEQYKIQYRVVSPNNEDTTWIEETGRVVTSDKDSTRSLVGVFMDITQRREASTALQQERDLLNVTLKSIGDAVITTDVTGQITNLNHVAEQLTGWMVDEVVGKPLADVFRIINEQTRETVESPAERALREGVIVGLANHTLLISRDGTEYPIDDSAAPIRGSDGSLLGCVLVFRDVTARQQADRKLRESEERYRLIGHAANDAIWDWNLVNNQVNWNEGLQRRFGYPLSEIGNDANWWKEHIHPDDQDRVVRGIHTVIDSDGELWQDEYRYRRADGSYAHVFDRGKVVRNEGKPVRMVGSMLDLTERLQAEQKLREQERQYRGIFESTSDAVLVFDYEGYLQEANPAACSMHGYSYAEFIGMHGTQFVHQGDHSKFASFVEAVSSGQDFHVEGRHVRKDGEQILIKVNGTGFSYGGKPALLAVVRDITEERQALQKLQESEEQLRLLAETIPQLAWMAGPNGDIFWYNSRWYEYTGKTSKEMEGWGWQSVHDPTVLPTVLKRWNSSLETGTPFDMVFPIQGADGEFRPFLTRINPLRDQAGNVRYWFGTNTDISEQQRIQEELRELAAQLSEADRRKDEFLATLAHELRNPLAPIRTGLELMSLSGDDPATVAEVRPILERQTKQLISLVDDLLDVSRITRGKFDLKKCQVELSEVVRSAVEASTPIIDELAHNLEVSIPEQTITLEADPHRLAQVLANLLNNSAKYTPEGGNIQLMAIQTDGHLELSVSDNGIGIPEDMLGRIFDMFAQIDRPLERGYPGLGIGLTLVKSLIEMHEGTVAVESNGPNRGTKFTVRLPISPANIASNTATTDVAQLGKLSSKRRVLVVDDNKAAAKMLSMVVQMLGNEVETADDGLQAVEIDEQFRPQVIFMDIGMPKMNGYEAARHIRQQPWGKKIVLIALTGWGQEDDKRKTKEAGFDHHLVKPAEPSEIQSLLALVPQEPT
- a CDS encoding DUF1552 domain-containing protein — encoded protein: MSNNRFIDRRTCLKGIGAALALPLLDTMGWAEASEANAFKPPVRLGFMYMPHGVIMDQFWPADAESFLKSPPPALESLRPVLDQCLMMKGIEGVANGPFKGAPHALELSTWLTAALPDPDRRDEISISISADQIAANASGAFTTLPSLELATMPQTWKENQAGLNEAYYSHCSFRSPTQAVPAEINPRTVLNRLFNKKGQNGQASAGASPLDRSMLDLVLSGARNLRRTLSANDQRKLDEYLDSVRSVERRIAAIEQRQKEAALEKAGVRSSRRNDSDSPPIEIKIPEGDKRSEYMQVMCDLNVLAFQTDTTRVSTYIGSTPNGVSYPELGFSDKHHSTTHHNNQPEKVSKVAAITAFNIEQFAYMVKKMNSLQEGDGTLLDNCIMMWGSGLEDGDRHTRANLPFIVAGKGGGSINTGRFLPDTKGNQGDLLTTLLAAAGVTLDRPLGIATKQIPEILT
- a CDS encoding SDR family oxidoreductase: MSNKSKQRGERNSQGFPPQHQDSQPGHEHLMNPRPVVAPDYYRGSDKLRGKVAIITGGDSGIGRSTAVLFAKEGASVAIVYLDEDKDADETKQRIDSENGRCLLIKGDLGQQDFCAEVVQSTVREFGRLDILVNNAAEQHPTSNIDEITEEQLHKTFRTNIYPMFFLSQAGLPHLKEHRGSTIINTTSVTAYRGSPGLLDYSATKGAIVSFTRSLSQKLVSDGIRVNAVAPGPIWTPLIPATFSADKVEKFGTDSPMGRAGQPWECATCYVFLASQDSSYITGQVLHPNGGEIING
- a CDS encoding sulfatase → MSRWFLRMAIIAFVAFPSFCCAAEQVNILLITADDLGVQLSCYGDPIAQTPHIDQLAQQSVQYQTAYVSQASCSPSRSTMFTGLYPHGNGHYGLANANVGFQVHPELHDQLLPNMLKQAGYRTGITGKLHVNPEKQFQFDMRTKDGFGGRQIKRQVQDAREFISQSKDQPWFLMFNLFDPHVARKRKPGGGQGPQYFPDQIEGLPKKVLTVEDVPAWPWQQIDSPEQRTKIAGYYNCVHRIDAAIGTLMQVLHETNQWDKTLIIFLGDHGPPFARGKTTCYEAGLRVPFLVRWPGVSQPHISQRLVGSIDIYPTVLEAAGVKLPKRLHGRSLRPVLTDASSVDWRSTLVAEFHYHGASPFFPRRAITDGRYKLIRNLSAGKSSPSATVDGDRAPTLAKQLALDHPARKAMERLQNPPEWELYDLNEDPIEFTNLSNDPAYSEQKERLKIALAQWQTQTDDPFADANFRRNIEEKYSTTSR